The following coding sequences lie in one Deinococcus sp. YIM 134068 genomic window:
- a CDS encoding LysR family transcriptional regulator, with the protein MRLSPDLLVTFSVVAEYGNISRAAEALRLSQPAVSGQLKTLQDVVGERLYVRTAYGITLTGAGQDLLGYARLIASTLSGAAEHLEARRHRARPLRLGLSWTLGTFAVGVVRGAHEAGHEVRVTSGHSAALLETVTDGVLDAALIVRPPGPLPPGVDAHRFSAEDLCLLVPAGHPLEALGSTPLLAAAGDVFLWPLVGSTVARHAERLLGEATVNPEVQFELGSLTAVREALVRGIGVTILPPSVAGPEIDAGRVSPVLIEAPNVTLEYVVVTPSDVLARSESRQLLDLVVRSRGGVRQPPV; encoded by the coding sequence ATGCGGCTCAGCCCGGACCTGCTCGTCACGTTCAGCGTCGTCGCGGAGTACGGCAACATCAGCCGGGCGGCGGAGGCCCTCCGGCTCAGCCAGCCCGCCGTGAGCGGCCAGCTCAAGACCTTGCAGGACGTGGTGGGCGAGCGCCTGTACGTCCGCACCGCGTACGGCATCACCCTCACCGGGGCGGGGCAGGACCTGCTGGGGTACGCCCGGTTGATCGCCTCCACCCTGTCGGGGGCCGCCGAGCACCTGGAGGCGCGGCGTCACCGGGCGCGGCCCCTGCGGCTGGGGCTGTCGTGGACGCTCGGCACGTTCGCGGTCGGCGTGGTGAGGGGCGCACACGAGGCCGGGCACGAGGTGCGGGTAACGAGCGGGCACTCCGCCGCGCTGCTGGAGACCGTGACGGACGGCGTTCTCGACGCGGCGCTGATCGTCCGGCCACCGGGACCGCTGCCGCCCGGAGTGGACGCCCACCGCTTCAGCGCGGAGGACCTGTGCCTGCTCGTCCCCGCCGGGCACCCGCTGGAGGCGCTCGGGTCCACGCCGCTGCTGGCCGCCGCCGGGGACGTATTTCTGTGGCCGCTGGTGGGGTCGACGGTCGCGCGGCACGCCGAGCGGCTGCTGGGGGAGGCGACGGTGAATCCCGAGGTGCAGTTCGAGTTGGGAAGTCTCACCGCCGTACGTGAGGCGTTGGTGCGGGGGATCGGGGTGACGATCCTGCCGCCGAGTGTGGCCGGGCCGGAGATCGACGCGGGGCGGGTGAGTCCGGTGCTGATCGAGGCACCGAACGTCACATTGGAGTACGTGGTGGTGACGCCCAGCGACGTGCTGGCGCGGTCGGAGTCGCGGCAGTTGCTGGACCTCGTGGTGCGCTCACGGGGAGGGGTCCGGCAGCCACCCGTCTGA
- a CDS encoding heavy metal translocating P-type ATPase, producing MSHSASPPLPADGLPELRYHVDGMDCASCVGKVERAVTRLPGAREVRSSFGTQTLSLQLDETQTPRGVLEGHLRALGYTLRELNEVGAVGAEASEDAEPHAHGHDHSQTDDRPWYAGAQGRLVLLTGALLAVAWGLSWAFPAVAVWGYVAATLVGVWPLARRALASARLGEPFSINTLVTLAALGALLIGEAAEGAVVVFFFAVGELLEGVAAGHTRAGIRALGALTPRTALLVGAGGGVREVGADTLRPGQLVQVRPGARVPADGVIETGTSALDDSPVTGESMPVSRGPGEAVYAGSVNGGGVLEVRVTRGAKDNTIARIIRLVEEAEGSRAPTARLIDRFSRVYTPGVVAVSAAVAVLPPLLTGAEWSAWLYRGLALLLIGCPCALVLSVPAAITSAVAAGTRRGLLVKGGAALETLARVRTVAFDKTGTLTVGAPGVTAVRPLARRDGAGLNETDVLRLAAAVEAGSDHPLARAVVRRAEELGLSIPAARDGKAQAGRGVSAAVEGRTLHVVSPRFAVGEGWLTHGGQVEAQALERVGHTVVVLAEPRPDGALALVALRDEARADAGEAVARLRALGLRPVMLTGDNARTAHAVAAPLGLEVRAELLPEDKLRLVREFQAGGGGVAMIGDGINDAPALAAADVGVAMGGGTDVALETADAALLHGRVTGVADLVALSRAALGNIRQNIAFALGLKAIFLVTTLLGVTNLWMAILADTGATALVTANALRLLRWRGSGQPSALSRPQDGMW from the coding sequence ATGTCCCACTCCGCCTCCCCTCCCCTGCCCGCCGACGGCCTGCCCGAATTGCGTTACCACGTGGACGGGATGGACTGCGCGTCGTGTGTGGGAAAGGTCGAGCGGGCGGTGACGCGGCTGCCCGGCGCGCGGGAGGTGCGGTCGAGCTTCGGCACCCAGACGCTGAGCCTGCAACTGGACGAGACGCAGACGCCGCGTGGGGTGCTGGAGGGCCACCTGCGGGCGCTGGGGTACACGCTACGGGAGCTGAACGAGGTGGGGGCGGTGGGGGCGGAGGCCAGCGAGGACGCGGAGCCTCACGCTCACGGGCACGACCACTCGCAGACGGACGACAGGCCGTGGTACGCGGGCGCACAGGGACGGCTCGTGCTCCTGACCGGGGCGCTCCTCGCCGTGGCGTGGGGGCTGTCGTGGGCGTTCCCGGCGGTGGCGGTCTGGGGCTACGTGGCGGCGACGCTGGTGGGGGTGTGGCCGCTGGCACGGCGGGCGCTGGCGTCGGCGCGGCTGGGCGAGCCGTTCTCCATCAACACGCTCGTGACGCTCGCGGCGCTGGGGGCGCTCCTGATCGGCGAGGCGGCGGAGGGGGCGGTGGTGGTCTTCTTCTTCGCGGTGGGCGAGCTGCTGGAGGGGGTGGCCGCCGGACACACCCGCGCGGGCATCCGGGCGCTGGGGGCGCTGACACCGCGCACCGCCCTGCTCGTGGGGGCGGGGGGAGGGGTGCGCGAGGTCGGGGCCGACACGCTGCGGCCCGGCCAGCTCGTGCAGGTGCGGCCCGGCGCGCGGGTGCCCGCCGACGGGGTGATCGAGACGGGGACCTCGGCGCTGGACGACAGCCCGGTGACGGGCGAGAGCATGCCCGTCTCGCGCGGGCCGGGCGAGGCCGTCTACGCGGGGAGCGTGAACGGTGGCGGGGTGCTGGAGGTGCGCGTCACGCGTGGCGCAAAGGACAACACCATCGCCCGCATCATCCGGCTCGTGGAGGAGGCGGAGGGGAGCCGCGCCCCCACGGCCCGCCTGATCGACCGCTTCAGCCGCGTCTATACGCCCGGCGTGGTCGCGGTGAGCGCCGCCGTGGCCGTGCTGCCGCCGCTGCTGACCGGGGCCGAGTGGAGCGCGTGGCTGTACCGGGGGCTGGCGCTGCTGCTCATCGGCTGCCCGTGTGCGCTCGTGCTGTCGGTGCCCGCCGCGATCACCAGTGCGGTGGCGGCGGGCACCCGGCGCGGCCTGCTCGTGAAGGGGGGCGCGGCGCTGGAGACGCTCGCCCGCGTGCGGACCGTCGCCTTCGACAAGACGGGCACCCTGACGGTCGGGGCACCGGGGGTGACGGCGGTGCGGCCCCTTGCCAGGAGGGATGGGGCCGGGTTGAACGAGACGGATGTTCTGCGACTCGCGGCGGCGGTGGAGGCGGGCAGCGACCATCCCCTCGCGCGGGCGGTCGTCCGGCGGGCGGAGGAGCTGGGGCTGAGCATCCCGGCGGCGCGGGACGGGAAAGCACAGGCGGGGCGCGGCGTGAGCGCGGCTGTGGAGGGGCGGACGCTGCACGTCGTCTCCCCCCGGTTCGCGGTCGGGGAGGGGTGGCTGACCCACGGGGGACAGGTGGAGGCTCAGGCGTTGGAGAGGGTGGGGCACACGGTCGTCGTCCTCGCCGAACCCCGGCCCGACGGTGCCCTCGCGCTAGTCGCCCTGCGGGACGAGGCGCGGGCGGACGCCGGGGAGGCCGTCGCGCGGCTGCGGGCGCTGGGGCTACGGCCCGTGATGCTCACCGGGGACAACGCCCGCACGGCGCACGCGGTCGCCGCGCCCCTCGGGCTGGAGGTCCGGGCGGAGCTGCTGCCGGAGGACAAGCTGCGCCTTGTGCGGGAGTTTCAGGCGGGGGGGGGCGGGGTCGCCATGATCGGCGACGGCATCAACGACGCGCCCGCCCTCGCCGCCGCCGACGTGGGCGTGGCGATGGGCGGGGGCACCGACGTGGCGCTGGAGACCGCCGACGCGGCCCTGCTCCACGGGCGGGTGACGGGCGTGGCCGACCTCGTGGCCCTGTCCCGCGCCGCCCTGGGCAACATCCGGCAGAACATCGCCTTCGCGCTCGGCCTCAAGGCCATTTTCCTCGTCACCACGCTCCTCGGCGTGACCAACCTGTGGATGGCGATTCTGGCGGACACGGGGGCGACGGCGCTCGTGACGGCGAACGCGCTGCGGCTGCTGCGGTGGCGGGGGAGCGGTCAGCCCTCAGCTCTCAGCCGTCCGCAGGATGGGATGTGGTGA
- a CDS encoding glycosyltransferase yields MTRAARSRRVFYVEEPIFGEAPDHLVTRQDPSGVVVVTPHIEIGHSPAQSQTRTARLLAEFVEDEGLEVYDLWVYTPMELPITAGLRPRVTVYDCMDELANFKGASPELRAREAQLFAQADLVFTGGHRLYEAKCKQHASAHPFPSSVDTAHFAQARTRRSTEQGDAADQRDVPRPRLGFYGVIDERFDIALVGELARRRPEWQFVLLGPVVKIDPADLPRGQNLHYLGMKSYTELPTYLAGWDVALLPFALNEATEFISPTKTPEYLAAGVPVVSTGIRDVIRPYGERDLVRVADGVDAFEAACAAALGEAGTPAAGERRERADRYLSTLSWDRTWAEMSALIESAATSRVAVAGVADD; encoded by the coding sequence ATGACCCGCGCGGCCCGGTCCCGCCGGGTCTTCTACGTGGAGGAGCCGATCTTCGGCGAGGCTCCGGACCACCTCGTGACGCGGCAGGACCCCAGTGGCGTCGTGGTGGTCACGCCCCACATCGAGATCGGCCACAGCCCCGCACAGTCGCAGACGCGCACGGCCCGGCTCCTCGCGGAGTTCGTGGAGGACGAGGGGCTGGAGGTGTACGACCTGTGGGTGTACACCCCGATGGAGCTGCCCATCACCGCCGGGCTGCGTCCGCGCGTCACCGTATACGACTGCATGGACGAACTCGCCAACTTCAAGGGGGCGTCTCCCGAGCTGCGCGCCCGCGAGGCCCAGCTCTTCGCGCAGGCCGACCTCGTGTTCACGGGCGGGCACCGCCTGTACGAGGCCAAGTGCAAGCAGCACGCGAGCGCCCACCCCTTCCCGTCGAGCGTGGACACGGCCCACTTCGCGCAGGCCCGCACCCGGCGGAGCACCGAGCAGGGGGACGCCGCCGATCAGCGTGACGTGCCGCGCCCCCGCCTGGGCTTCTACGGCGTGATCGACGAGCGGTTCGACATCGCGCTCGTCGGCGAACTCGCCCGCCGCCGCCCGGAGTGGCAGTTCGTCCTGCTCGGCCCGGTGGTGAAGATCGATCCCGCCGACCTTCCGCGCGGCCAGAACCTGCACTATCTGGGCATGAAGAGCTATACCGAGTTGCCGACCTACCTCGCGGGGTGGGACGTGGCGCTGCTGCCCTTCGCCCTGAACGAGGCGACCGAGTTCATCTCCCCGACGAAGACGCCCGAGTACCTCGCGGCGGGGGTGCCCGTGGTCTCCACCGGCATCCGCGACGTGATCCGGCCCTACGGCGAGCGCGACCTCGTGCGTGTGGCCGACGGGGTGGACGCCTTCGAGGCCGCCTGCGCCGCCGCCCTGGGCGAGGCGGGCACCCCCGCCGCCGGGGAGCGCCGCGAGCGGGCCGACCGCTACCTCTCCACCCTCTCCTGGGACCGCACCTGGGCAGAGATGAGCGCCCTGATCGAGTCCGCCGCCACGAGCCGCGTGGCCGTCGCGGGGGTGGCCGATGACTGA
- the glf gene encoding UDP-galactopyranose mutase: protein MTERSSTGFSSTTTQGFDYLIVGAGFAGSVLAERLANDGRRVLIVDRRPHIGGNAYDCYDDAGLLIHPYGPHIFHTNSREVIEYLSRFTKWRPYEHRVLASVDGQLLPIPINLDTVNRLYGLNLTSFQVEEFFASVAEKVEHVRTSEDVVVSKVGRDLYNKFFRGYTRKQWDLDPSDLDASVTARVPTRTNRDDRYFADTYQMMPLHGYTRMFENMLAHPNIKVMLNTDYREIESFIPYGHMIYTGPVDAFFDYRFGKLPYRSLEFVHETHAQEQFQAVGTVNYPNDYAYTRISEFKHITGQQHRHTSVVYELPRAEGDPYYPVPRPENAELYKRYAALAEGRPDVTFVGRLATYRYYNMDQVVAQALTTYKKLTASTPEPQPVG, encoded by the coding sequence ATGACTGAGCGTTCCTCCACCGGTTTCTCTTCCACCACCACACAGGGCTTCGACTACCTCATCGTGGGCGCGGGCTTCGCGGGCAGCGTCCTCGCCGAGCGTCTGGCGAACGACGGCAGGCGCGTCCTGATCGTGGACCGTCGCCCGCACATCGGCGGCAACGCCTACGATTGCTACGACGACGCGGGCCTCCTGATCCACCCCTACGGCCCGCACATCTTCCACACCAATTCGCGGGAGGTCATCGAGTACCTCTCGCGCTTCACGAAGTGGCGGCCCTACGAGCACCGCGTGCTGGCGAGCGTGGACGGGCAACTCCTCCCCATCCCGATCAACCTCGATACCGTGAACCGTCTGTACGGCCTGAACCTGACCTCCTTTCAGGTCGAGGAGTTCTTCGCCTCCGTGGCGGAGAAGGTGGAGCATGTCCGCACCTCCGAGGACGTGGTGGTGAGCAAGGTCGGGCGCGACCTGTACAACAAGTTCTTCCGGGGCTATACCCGCAAGCAGTGGGACCTCGACCCCAGCGACCTCGACGCCTCGGTGACGGCGCGGGTGCCGACGCGCACGAACCGCGACGACCGCTACTTTGCCGACACGTACCAGATGATGCCGCTGCACGGTTACACCCGGATGTTCGAGAACATGCTCGCGCACCCGAACATCAAGGTGATGCTGAACACCGACTACCGCGAGATCGAGAGCTTCATTCCCTACGGGCACATGATTTACACCGGGCCGGTGGACGCCTTTTTCGACTACCGGTTCGGCAAGCTGCCCTACCGCAGCCTGGAGTTCGTCCACGAGACGCACGCCCAGGAGCAGTTTCAGGCCGTCGGCACGGTCAACTACCCCAACGACTACGCCTACACCCGCATCAGCGAGTTCAAGCACATCACCGGGCAGCAGCACCGCCACACCAGCGTCGTGTACGAGCTGCCCCGCGCCGAGGGCGATCCGTACTACCCGGTGCCCCGTCCCGAGAACGCCGAGCTGTACAAACGGTATGCCGCCCTCGCCGAGGGTCGCCCCGATGTGACCTTCGTGGGCCGCCTCGCCACCTACCGCTACTACAACATGGATCAGGTGGTGGCGCAGGCGTTGACGACCTACAAGAAGCTCACGGCGTCCACGCCCGAGCCGCAACCGGTGGGCTGA